A DNA window from Sphingomonas profundi contains the following coding sequences:
- a CDS encoding SDR family oxidoreductase, translating to MTTKSIALVTGANKGIGREIARQLGAMGHMVWLGCRDEERGRKAEAELRAEGHDIRFVQLDIADDESVQAAFSTVEAQSAHLDVLVNNAGIGGGLDTQPSTEAVADVQAMFDVNFFGTVRATQAFLPLVRKSTAGRIVMISSGLGSITLTADMKSPTWTLAAMGYSASKTALNMFTVKLAKELLAEGVKVNAACPGSVATDMGGPMAPRSVEQGAAIAIRLATLGWMGPTGGFYHDGDGPKIEAYGW from the coding sequence ATGACGACGAAGAGCATCGCTCTGGTTACGGGAGCGAATAAGGGGATCGGACGCGAGATCGCGCGCCAGCTGGGTGCGATGGGACACATGGTCTGGCTCGGCTGTCGCGACGAAGAGCGGGGCCGGAAAGCGGAGGCGGAATTGCGGGCCGAAGGGCATGACATCCGGTTCGTGCAACTCGACATCGCTGATGACGAGAGTGTCCAAGCCGCCTTCAGCACGGTCGAGGCGCAGTCCGCGCACCTCGATGTTCTCGTCAACAATGCCGGTATCGGCGGAGGGCTGGACACTCAGCCGAGCACCGAAGCCGTTGCCGACGTGCAGGCGATGTTCGACGTCAACTTCTTCGGCACGGTCCGTGCGACACAAGCCTTCCTGCCGCTGGTGCGCAAGTCTACCGCCGGACGCATCGTGATGATCAGCAGCGGTCTCGGGTCCATCACCCTGACGGCCGACATGAAGTCACCGACGTGGACTCTCGCGGCGATGGGCTATTCCGCCTCCAAGACAGCTCTCAACATGTTTACAGTGAAGCTCGCCAAGGAATTGCTGGCCGAGGGCGTCAAGGTGAACGCCGCTTGCCCCGGTTCGGTGGCAACGGACATGGGTGGTCCCATGGCACCGCGCTCGGTCGAGCAGGGCGCTGCGATCGCCATTCGGCTCGCCACGCTGGGTTGGATGGGGCCGACGGGGGGCTTCTACCATGATGGCGACGGGCCAAAGATCGAAGCCTACGGCTGGTAA
- a CDS encoding xanthine dehydrogenase family protein molybdopterin-binding subunit produces the protein MTSAPFPDRPRVDAREKVLGAARYAADFTVPGMLYAMQVPATIAKGRVTALATEAATRIRGVVRVLTAADFPPPPAAGSGGPPPPPTITTDIAYRGQPIALVVAESLEAAIEGAEAVQAKYAATDFTATIDEKGAALQPVEPTIGGDAGKAMARAVTRHKAEYISPPQHHNPMEMLSTTAIWEGGVLTVYEGTQGSNTVKGALMRTLRLTPEQVVVKSPQVGGGFGQKGGAQRQTALVARAAMLLGRPVKLVVPRGQIFHNATFRPKNRHRIEIGADADGRMIAVRYDADQQQSRMGQFPPDYHESPPMMYGIADYQGTAANIRIDTQAPGYMRAPTPHPSSFAFDSAVDELAVKLGVDPLDFRLRHRATRDPIDDKPLSTCFLHECLTEGARRFGWKGRPLGAGTMVRPDGTQVGWGVGCGAYPANVHPTIATLRVGADGKTRFAAAGHEMGQGIRSTIEQVLVRALAIDPAGLEIAIGDTSVAPQHVTAGSWGTASAVTAAEQAATRLKAAIVELLDGRTPSGNLHRQLAAVRRPSVQVEVTTVGPGQGEKEVARLRQGGMAVSGPAYPQFTSFSYIAHFVEVHVEPRTRRIRVPRVVSVADCGRVISPRTAASQVRGGVVWGISACLREATEVDPRYGGWLNNDLADYVVAVNADIGEIDVGFVDRPDDLFNALGAKGLGEVAMTGCAAAVANAVYHATGRRLREMPFRIEALL, from the coding sequence ATGACCAGCGCGCCCTTCCCCGACCGCCCCCGCGTCGACGCGCGCGAGAAGGTGCTAGGCGCTGCCAGATATGCCGCGGATTTCACGGTGCCGGGCATGCTCTATGCCATGCAGGTGCCCGCGACGATCGCGAAGGGACGCGTCACGGCGCTCGCGACCGAGGCGGCGACGCGCATACGCGGCGTCGTGCGCGTACTGACCGCAGCCGACTTCCCACCGCCCCCTGCCGCAGGGTCGGGCGGCCCGCCTCCGCCGCCGACGATCACCACCGACATCGCCTATCGCGGCCAGCCGATCGCGCTCGTCGTCGCCGAGAGCCTCGAGGCGGCGATCGAGGGGGCGGAGGCCGTTCAGGCGAAATATGCCGCCACCGACTTCACCGCGACGATCGACGAAAAGGGCGCCGCACTGCAGCCTGTCGAGCCGACGATCGGAGGCGATGCCGGCAAGGCGATGGCGCGCGCCGTGACCCGTCACAAGGCCGAGTACATCAGCCCGCCGCAGCACCACAATCCCATGGAGATGCTGTCGACCACCGCGATCTGGGAGGGCGGCGTGCTTACCGTCTACGAGGGCACGCAGGGCAGCAACACGGTCAAGGGCGCGCTGATGCGCACGCTGCGCCTCACCCCCGAGCAGGTCGTGGTGAAGAGTCCGCAGGTAGGCGGTGGCTTCGGGCAGAAGGGTGGGGCACAGCGGCAGACAGCACTCGTCGCGCGCGCGGCGATGCTGCTTGGGCGCCCGGTCAAGCTCGTCGTCCCGCGCGGCCAGATCTTCCACAATGCGACGTTCCGGCCGAAGAACCGTCATCGGATCGAGATCGGTGCCGACGCCGACGGCCGCATGATTGCGGTTCGCTACGACGCCGACCAGCAGCAGTCGCGCATGGGCCAGTTCCCGCCCGACTACCACGAGTCGCCACCGATGATGTACGGGATTGCCGACTATCAGGGCACCGCCGCCAACATCCGCATCGACACGCAGGCGCCCGGCTACATGCGCGCGCCGACCCCGCATCCGTCATCCTTCGCGTTCGACAGCGCGGTCGACGAGCTGGCGGTGAAGCTCGGCGTCGACCCGCTAGACTTCCGCCTGCGCCACCGCGCGACGCGCGATCCGATCGACGACAAGCCCCTGTCGACCTGCTTCCTTCACGAGTGCCTGACGGAGGGCGCGCGTCGCTTCGGCTGGAAGGGGCGCCCGCTCGGCGCCGGCACGATGGTGCGCCCGGATGGTACGCAGGTGGGCTGGGGTGTCGGCTGCGGCGCCTACCCGGCGAACGTGCATCCGACGATCGCGACGTTGCGCGTCGGCGCGGACGGCAAGACCCGTTTCGCCGCTGCGGGGCACGAGATGGGCCAGGGCATCCGCTCGACGATCGAACAGGTGCTCGTGCGCGCGCTCGCGATCGATCCGGCAGGGCTGGAGATCGCGATCGGCGACACCTCGGTCGCGCCGCAGCACGTGACCGCCGGCTCGTGGGGAACCGCAAGCGCAGTCACCGCGGCGGAACAGGCGGCGACCCGGCTTAAGGCGGCGATAGTCGAACTGCTCGACGGGCGCACGCCTTCGGGCAATCTCCACCGCCAGCTCGCCGCGGTCCGCCGTCCGTCGGTACAGGTCGAGGTCACGACGGTCGGTCCCGGACAGGGCGAGAAGGAGGTGGCGCGGCTGCGTCAGGGCGGCATGGCGGTCTCCGGCCCCGCCTATCCGCAGTTCACCAGCTTCAGCTACATCGCGCATTTCGTCGAGGTGCACGTCGAGCCGCGGACGCGACGCATCCGCGTGCCGCGCGTCGTCAGCGTCGCCGACTGCGGGCGCGTGATCTCGCCGCGCACTGCCGCGAGCCAGGTGCGCGGCGGCGTCGTCTGGGGGATCAGCGCGTGCCTGCGCGAGGCGACCGAGGTCGACCCGCGCTACGGCGGCTGGCTCAACAACGACCTCGCCGACTATGTCGTCGCGGTGAACGCGGACATCGGCGAGATCGACGTCGGCTTCGTCGACCGACCCGACGACCTGTTCAACGCGCTCGGCGCAAAGGGGCTGGGCGAAGTCGCGATGACCGGCTGCGCGGCAGCTGTCGCCAACGCGGTGTATCACGCCACCGGCCGGCGATTGCGGGAAATGCCTTTCCGGATCGAGGCGCTGCTATAA
- a CDS encoding FAD binding domain-containing protein — protein MRPFRYTRPDSPQAAIEAFAAAGAGARYIAGGTTLYDLMKLSIESPPHLIDVTAIRGLDAIETGGERLRFGAMAPMSAVATDRTVLRDYPVLAESLSKAASQQLRNMATVGGNLFQRTRCLYFRNGAGGTSAGTTYPCNKREPGAGCAAIDGLDRGQAVLGQSASCTAVSPGDWPVALVALDAHVEILGATGTRSLPVADLYRLPGSTPHLEFTLAPGEIVTAIVVPKTRAGRRSTYHKIRDRESYAFALASAAVAIDMDGDVVRQARIALGGVATRPWRAAAAEAALAGQRLTAESALAAGRAALTGATPGRHNRFKIDLAARTVADALMIAAQRTAA, from the coding sequence ATGCGCCCGTTTCGATACACCCGGCCGGACAGCCCGCAGGCGGCGATCGAAGCCTTCGCCGCGGCGGGTGCCGGCGCGCGCTACATCGCCGGCGGGACGACTCTCTACGACCTGATGAAGCTCTCGATCGAGAGCCCGCCGCACCTGATCGACGTCACCGCGATCCGCGGGCTTGACGCGATCGAGACCGGCGGCGAACGGCTGCGGTTCGGCGCGATGGCACCGATGAGCGCGGTCGCGACCGATCGCACCGTGCTGCGCGACTATCCGGTGCTGGCCGAATCGCTGAGCAAGGCCGCGTCGCAGCAGCTGCGCAACATGGCGACCGTCGGCGGCAACCTGTTCCAGCGCACGCGCTGCCTCTATTTCCGCAATGGCGCCGGCGGCACGTCGGCGGGCACCACCTACCCCTGCAACAAGCGCGAGCCGGGGGCGGGCTGCGCGGCGATCGACGGGCTCGACCGCGGACAGGCGGTCTTGGGGCAGAGCGCCTCGTGCACTGCCGTGTCACCCGGCGACTGGCCGGTCGCGCTGGTCGCGCTTGACGCCCATGTCGAGATCCTGGGCGCGACGGGGACGCGGTCGCTTCCGGTCGCCGATCTCTACCGGCTGCCCGGCAGCACGCCGCACCTCGAGTTCACGCTCGCGCCCGGCGAGATCGTCACCGCCATCGTCGTGCCGAAAACACGCGCCGGCCGGCGATCGACCTACCACAAGATCCGGGATCGGGAGAGCTATGCCTTCGCGCTCGCCTCCGCTGCGGTCGCGATAGACATGGACGGCGACGTGGTCAGACAGGCGCGGATCGCGCTCGGCGGGGTGGCGACCCGCCCCTGGCGGGCAGCGGCGGCGGAGGCGGCACTCGCTGGACAGCGGCTGACCGCGGAGAGCGCGCTCGCCGCCGGTCGTGCCGCGCTGACCGGCGCCACGCCCGGCCGGCACAATCGCTTCAAGATCGATCTCGCCGCGCGCACCGTCGCCGACGCGCTGATGATCGCCGCACAGAGGACCGCAGCATGA
- a CDS encoding (2Fe-2S)-binding protein: MDGIEGSDGALSGVTRRTALGSTAAIASSLMLLDGEVEAASVKAPPSDMALDIVPVVNGRATPVTIDPRTSLLDLLRERLGLTGAKKGCDHGQCGACTVHVDGRRVASCLTLAAKSDGRQVTTIEGLADGDRLHPMQQAFIDHDALQCGYCTPGQIMAAVACVREGNAATRPSIREYMSGNLCRCGAYVGIVAAIEDVVAKGRQA; the protein is encoded by the coding sequence ATGGACGGTATCGAAGGAAGTGACGGTGCCTTGTCGGGCGTGACACGTCGGACGGCGCTGGGCAGCACGGCTGCAATCGCTTCGTCCCTCATGCTCCTCGATGGTGAGGTCGAAGCCGCGAGCGTCAAGGCCCCGCCTTCCGATATGGCACTCGACATCGTGCCGGTCGTCAACGGACGGGCAACGCCGGTGACGATCGACCCCCGCACCTCGCTACTCGACCTGCTTCGGGAACGGCTCGGTCTCACGGGCGCGAAGAAGGGCTGCGACCACGGCCAGTGCGGCGCGTGCACGGTACATGTCGACGGACGCCGCGTGGCGTCGTGCCTGACGCTCGCCGCCAAGAGCGACGGGCGACAGGTGACCACGATCGAGGGGTTGGCCGACGGCGACCGGCTGCACCCGATGCAGCAGGCGTTCATCGATCACGACGCACTGCAATGCGGCTATTGCACGCCCGGGCAGATCATGGCGGCGGTCGCGTGCGTCCGCGAGGGCAACGCCGCCACTCGCCCATCCATTCGCGAATATATGAGCGGCAATCTCTGCCGCTGCGGCGCCTATGTCGGGATCGTCGCCGCGATCGAAGACGTCGTTGCCAAAGGGCGGCAGGCCTGA
- a CDS encoding tryptophan-rich sensory protein, with the protein MSHRILITGASVAGNTAAWWLGRADLHVTVVERTPGFRDGGQNIDVRGVGREVVRLMDLEQAALAQGTGEEGTAWVKDDGKVAAQFLAADTGADGPTAEMEILRGDLARLLYESAREHATYRFGDSIARVEQAGDGATVTFASGTVERYDAVIVAEGVGSTTRELVFPGENDPRWMDLTIAYFTIPRQADDDRLWRWYNAPGGRSVSLRPDRHGTARAMLSVQQPPGGEQDWDVDRQKAWLRERFADAGWQAGRVLEGLDSTDDFYFDVLRQVRLRRWSKGRVVLTGDAAWCATPIAGYGTTLAITGAYVLAQELIRTADVRVALAAYERVMRPMVEDAQGVPKIAPRLANPHSKIGIRLLHGALSVASHPAVRGVAGKLFGGRSKDVDLSRYDTPTSEEPPIILQSSSPAGLSPLLALGAVGVVLGASALVGRRNAPDPSHPGIRRWYRRLDKPGYTPPDAAFGAVWPMLETGLALGGYRLLRKPSGAARNAAIGLWLLNTAMIGGWTQLFFREKRLAASAAASGAMVATGAAYVATAARVDRPAAAAAIPFVAWLGFATLLAERIWRDNPADGR; encoded by the coding sequence ATGTCCCATCGCATCCTGATCACCGGCGCGAGCGTCGCCGGCAACACAGCCGCCTGGTGGCTGGGCCGCGCCGACCTCCACGTCACCGTGGTCGAACGAACGCCCGGCTTCCGTGATGGTGGCCAGAATATCGACGTGCGCGGTGTCGGTCGGGAGGTTGTGCGCCTTATGGACCTGGAGCAGGCGGCGCTGGCGCAGGGGACCGGCGAGGAGGGTACCGCCTGGGTTAAAGATGACGGCAAGGTAGCGGCGCAGTTCCTCGCCGCCGATACGGGTGCCGACGGGCCTACCGCCGAGATGGAGATCCTGCGCGGCGACCTCGCCCGGCTGCTCTACGAGTCCGCCCGAGAGCACGCGACCTACCGCTTCGGCGACAGCATCGCGCGCGTCGAGCAGGCCGGCGACGGTGCGACCGTCACCTTCGCCAGCGGGACCGTCGAACGATATGACGCGGTCATCGTCGCCGAGGGCGTCGGGTCGACGACGCGGGAGCTGGTCTTTCCGGGCGAGAACGATCCCCGCTGGATGGACCTGACGATCGCCTACTTCACCATCCCGAGGCAGGCCGACGATGACCGTCTGTGGCGCTGGTACAATGCGCCCGGCGGCCGCAGCGTGTCGCTTCGGCCCGACCGGCACGGCACCGCACGCGCCATGCTGTCGGTGCAGCAGCCGCCGGGCGGCGAGCAGGACTGGGACGTGGATCGGCAGAAGGCGTGGCTGCGCGAACGCTTCGCCGATGCGGGGTGGCAGGCCGGACGCGTGCTCGAGGGGCTGGACTCGACCGACGACTTCTACTTCGACGTCCTGCGGCAGGTGCGATTGCGGCGCTGGTCGAAGGGGCGCGTCGTGCTGACCGGCGATGCGGCCTGGTGCGCGACACCGATCGCGGGCTACGGCACGACGCTGGCGATCACGGGCGCCTACGTGCTGGCGCAGGAATTGATCCGCACGGCGGATGTGCGAGTGGCGTTGGCGGCCTACGAGCGGGTGATGCGGCCGATGGTGGAGGATGCGCAGGGCGTGCCCAAAATCGCGCCGCGGCTGGCCAATCCCCACAGCAAGATCGGCATCCGCCTCCTTCACGGCGCGCTGAGCGTGGCGAGCCATCCCGCCGTGCGCGGCGTCGCCGGCAAGCTGTTCGGCGGCCGCTCGAAGGATGTCGATCTCTCCCGCTACGACACGCCGACCTCCGAAGAACCGCCGATCATACTCCAGTCATCATCGCCAGCGGGTCTCTCGCCGCTGCTGGCTCTCGGTGCTGTCGGCGTGGTGCTTGGCGCGAGCGCGCTCGTCGGCCGGCGCAACGCACCCGACCCATCGCACCCCGGTATCCGCCGCTGGTATCGACGACTGGACAAGCCCGGCTACACGCCCCCCGATGCGGCGTTCGGCGCGGTCTGGCCGATGCTTGAGACCGGCCTTGCGCTCGGGGGATATCGTCTTCTTCGAAAGCCGTCCGGGGCGGCGCGCAACGCGGCAATCGGCCTGTGGCTGCTCAATACCGCCATGATCGGTGGCTGGACCCAGCTTTTCTTTCGCGAGAAGCGGCTGGCGGCCAGCGCGGCTGCGTCGGGGGCGATGGTCGCCACCGGCGCCGCCTACGTCGCGACCGCCGCCAGGGTGGACCGGCCGGCCGCCGCCGCGGCGATCCCGTTCGTCGCGTGGCTGGGCTTCGCGACCTTGCTGGCCGAGCGTATCTGGCGCGACAATCCGGCGGACGGCAGATGA
- a CDS encoding thiol-disulfide oxidoreductase DCC family protein, with product MNRVTVWHDGDCPLCRREIALMRRLDIHGAIEFVDAAGAATCPLDRAEMLARFHAREAGGPLLSGAAAFAAMWRAIPVLRPLGEAARSRLVLSLLERLYLRFLRVRPHLQRWLSRREARA from the coding sequence ATGAATCGGGTAACGGTCTGGCACGACGGCGACTGCCCGCTCTGCCGGCGCGAGATCGCGCTGATGCGCCGGCTGGACATACACGGCGCCATCGAGTTCGTCGACGCGGCCGGCGCGGCCACGTGCCCGCTCGATCGGGCCGAGATGCTGGCGCGCTTCCACGCGCGCGAGGCGGGTGGGCCATTGTTGTCGGGGGCGGCCGCGTTCGCGGCGATGTGGCGCGCCATTCCGGTGTTGCGGCCGCTCGGCGAGGCGGCGCGCAGCCGGCTGGTCCTGTCGCTGCTCGAGCGCCTGTACCTCCGCTTCCTTCGCGTGCGACCGCACCTGCAGCGATGGCTGTCCCGGCGAGAGGCGCGGGCATGA
- a CDS encoding DUF427 domain-containing protein → MRPTPDPVAPGQVSVWGYPRPAIAEPSDRWVRIEHRGILVADTRAAVRTLETRHPPSWYLPPSALSPGLLRRSERRSFCEWKGDAVYWHLAIGDELLRDVAWSYPKPTPAFAALRNHVAFYAAPLDRCTIDGEQVLPQPGGFYGGWITSDLAGPFKGVPGSMGW, encoded by the coding sequence ATGAGGCCGACACCCGATCCCGTCGCGCCCGGACAGGTGAGCGTCTGGGGCTATCCGCGCCCCGCCATCGCCGAACCCAGCGATCGGTGGGTCCGCATCGAGCACCGCGGCATCCTGGTCGCGGATACACGCGCGGCTGTCCGCACGCTGGAGACCAGGCATCCGCCTAGCTGGTACCTGCCGCCCAGCGCCCTGAGCCCCGGCCTGCTGCGCCGTTCGGAGCGACGCTCATTCTGCGAGTGGAAGGGCGACGCGGTCTACTGGCACTTGGCGATCGGCGACGAGCTGCTGCGCGACGTGGCGTGGAGCTACCCGAAGCCGACGCCGGCCTTCGCGGCGTTGCGCAACCACGTGGCCTTCTACGCCGCTCCGCTCGATCGATGCACGATAGATGGCGAGCAGGTGTTGCCGCAGCCAGGCGGCTTCTACGGCGGATGGATCACGTCCGATCTCGCCGGGCCGTTCAAGGGCGTACCGGGCAGCATGGGATGGTGA
- a CDS encoding deoxyribodipyrimidine photo-lyase, which yields MVTAALPPGLHDWGEAPRVRALNGRATNAGGRYVLCWFQQALRARDNPVIDASVRLGNALSLRVLVYHGVREDYPYASDRLHHFILGASRDLAIGCRERGLACVQHVDRAGHREKGLVHRLGGEAAAIVLEDQPTFVARWQCDRVAARAAVPVYAVNAACLVPPAVLGNDIRGRTAFLRRHEPERANWMETQEVAPVVPAYAGPLPFLPDLLDGCDLDALVAGLAIDHSLPTSVLHPAGRRAAEDRLRRLATEVLPGYASARNDATRADGASALSPYLHFGVLGPREIMVVVAASGAGSKHKAKFADELLGWREWFHYQARALAAPERYDRVATWATETLARHAGDPRPELETLDALIHGETRDETWNACQKQFLLDGWMHNNLRMYWGKRIIAMTPSPEAAWATACYLNDRLSLDGRDPSTYGNIAAMFAGSPSDRERPIYGRVATRGDGSTRRREDGEAWLRAAASRQAPRVSIPAEVPVDPYLTGEPPV from the coding sequence ATGGTGACGGCCGCTCTGCCTCCCGGCCTCCACGACTGGGGGGAGGCGCCGCGCGTACGGGCGTTGAACGGCCGCGCGACGAACGCGGGGGGCCGCTACGTCCTTTGCTGGTTCCAGCAGGCGTTGCGCGCCCGCGACAATCCGGTGATTGACGCGAGCGTCCGGCTCGGCAACGCACTTTCACTGCGCGTCCTGGTCTATCACGGCGTGCGCGAGGACTATCCCTACGCCTCCGATCGGCTGCACCACTTCATCCTTGGAGCGAGCCGCGACCTCGCAATCGGGTGCCGCGAGCGTGGTCTCGCGTGCGTTCAGCACGTCGACCGGGCGGGGCATCGCGAGAAAGGCCTGGTGCATCGGCTGGGTGGCGAGGCGGCCGCGATCGTTCTGGAGGATCAGCCGACTTTCGTTGCCCGCTGGCAGTGCGACCGGGTCGCCGCACGGGCGGCGGTGCCGGTGTATGCGGTGAACGCCGCCTGCCTGGTGCCGCCGGCCGTGCTGGGCAACGACATTCGTGGTCGCACAGCCTTCCTGCGCCGCCATGAGCCCGAGCGTGCCAACTGGATGGAGACGCAGGAGGTGGCGCCGGTGGTCCCCGCTTATGCCGGACCGCTGCCCTTCTTGCCGGACCTCCTGGACGGGTGCGATCTCGACGCGCTGGTGGCCGGCCTTGCGATAGATCACAGCCTACCCACCAGCGTCTTGCACCCGGCAGGGCGACGCGCGGCGGAGGACCGGCTGCGGCGGCTGGCGACGGAGGTGCTGCCGGGCTACGCATCCGCGCGCAACGATGCGACGCGCGCGGACGGCGCGAGCGCGCTGTCACCGTATCTGCATTTCGGCGTGCTGGGTCCACGCGAGATAATGGTCGTGGTCGCTGCCTCCGGGGCGGGCAGCAAGCACAAGGCGAAGTTCGCCGACGAGCTCCTCGGGTGGCGCGAGTGGTTCCACTATCAGGCACGGGCGCTTGCCGCGCCGGAGCGTTACGACCGTGTCGCCACTTGGGCGACCGAAACCCTCGCACGCCACGCGGGCGATCCCAGACCCGAGCTGGAGACGCTGGACGCGCTGATCCACGGCGAGACGCGCGACGAGACATGGAACGCCTGTCAGAAGCAGTTCCTTCTCGACGGATGGATGCACAACAACCTGCGCATGTACTGGGGCAAGCGCATCATCGCGATGACGCCCAGCCCGGAGGCGGCATGGGCCACCGCCTGCTACCTCAACGACCGGCTGAGCCTCGACGGTCGCGACCCGTCGACCTACGGCAATATCGCCGCCATGTTCGCCGGATCTCCGTCCGATCGCGAGCGGCCGATCTACGGGCGCGTGGCGACCCGCGGCGACGGCTCCACCCGTCGCCGGGAGGACGGCGAGGCATGGCTGCGGGCCGCTGCGTCGAGGCAGGCGCCGCGCGTATCCATCCCGGCAGAGGTGCCGGTCGACCCATATCTTACCGGCGAGCCGCCGGTTTGA